A window from Streptomyces sp. FXJ1.172 encodes these proteins:
- a CDS encoding hydroxymethylglutaryl-CoA reductase, protein MTDTHAIAGVPMRWVGPLRISGNVAQTETQVPLATYESPLWPSVGRGAKVSRLADKGIVATLVDERMTRSVLVEAVDAQTALAAVRTIEARIEELREVVRGCSRFAQLIDIHHEINANLLFIRFEFSTGDASGHNMATLASDVLLKHLLETVPGISYASISGNYCTDKKATAINGILGRGKNVVTELLVPRDVVENVLHTTAAKIVELNIRKNMLGTLLAGGIRSANAHFANMLLGFYLATGQDAANIVEGSQGVVMAEDRDGDLYFACTLPNLIVGTVGNGKGLGFVETNLTRLGCRADREPGENARRLAVIAAATVLCGELSLLAAQTNPGELMRAHVQLERDNNSAKVGA, encoded by the coding sequence ATGACCGACACGCACGCCATAGCCGGGGTCCCGATGCGCTGGGTGGGCCCCCTTCGCATTTCCGGGAACGTCGCCCAGACCGAGACCCAGGTCCCGCTCGCCACCTACGAGTCGCCGCTGTGGCCTTCGGTCGGCCGGGGCGCGAAGGTCTCCCGGCTGGCCGACAAGGGCATCGTCGCCACCCTGGTGGACGAGCGGATGACCCGTTCGGTGCTGGTCGAGGCGGTGGACGCGCAGACCGCGCTCGCGGCCGTGCGGACCATCGAGGCACGCATCGAGGAGCTGCGCGAGGTGGTGCGCGGCTGCAGCAGGTTCGCCCAGCTGATCGACATCCACCACGAGATCAACGCCAACCTGCTGTTCATCCGCTTCGAGTTCTCCACCGGCGACGCCTCCGGCCACAACATGGCCACCCTCGCCTCCGACGTGCTCCTCAAGCACCTGCTGGAGACGGTCCCCGGCATCTCCTACGCCTCGATCTCCGGCAACTACTGCACGGACAAGAAGGCCACCGCGATCAACGGCATCCTCGGCCGCGGCAAGAACGTGGTCACCGAGCTGCTCGTACCGCGTGACGTGGTCGAGAACGTGCTGCACACGACGGCCGCCAAGATCGTCGAGCTGAACATCCGCAAGAACATGCTCGGCACCCTGCTCGCCGGCGGCATCCGCTCGGCCAACGCCCACTTCGCGAACATGCTGCTCGGCTTCTACCTGGCCACCGGCCAGGACGCGGCCAACATCGTGGAGGGCTCCCAGGGCGTGGTCATGGCCGAGGACCGCGACGGCGACCTGTACTTCGCCTGCACCCTGCCGAACCTGATCGTCGGCACGGTCGGCAACGGCAAGGGCCTCGGCTTCGTGGAGACGAACCTGACCCGGCTCGGCTGCCGGGCCGACCGCGAGCCGGGGGAGAACGCCCGCCGGCTCGCCGTCATCGCGGCGGCGACCGTGCTGTGCGGTGAACTCTCCCTGCTCGCGGCACAGACGAACCCCGGCGAACTCATGCGCGCGCACGTCCAGCTGGAACGCGACAACAACTCCGCAAAGGTTGGTGCATAG
- the fni gene encoding type 2 isopentenyl-diphosphate Delta-isomerase, with product MSAQRKDDHVRLAIEQQDAPRGVNQFDEVSFVHHALAGIDRPDVSLATDFAGISWPVPIYINAMTGGSVKTGVINRDLAIAARETGVPIASGSMNAYLKDPSCAGTFSVLREQNPDGFVMANVNANASVDNAWRAIELIQANALQIHINTAQETAMPEGDRSFSAWAGQIEKIAAAVDIPVIVKEVGNGLSRQTVETLKDLGVSVADVSGRGGTDFARIENGRRELGEYAFLHGWGQSAPACLLDAQGAGLPLLASGGVRSPLDVARALALGAHGVGASGGFLRTLLDGGVDALIAQLTTWLDQLAALQTMLGARTPAGLRHCDVLIHGSLRDFCADRGIGTGPLARRSSSAETPHETTGSTR from the coding sequence ATGAGCGCTCAACGCAAGGACGACCACGTCCGGCTCGCCATCGAGCAGCAGGACGCACCCCGCGGGGTCAACCAGTTCGACGAGGTGTCGTTCGTGCACCACGCCCTGGCCGGCATCGACCGCCCGGACGTGTCCCTGGCCACGGACTTCGCCGGCATCTCCTGGCCGGTGCCGATCTACATCAACGCGATGACCGGCGGCAGCGTCAAGACCGGTGTCATCAACCGGGACCTGGCCATCGCCGCCCGCGAGACCGGGGTGCCGATCGCGTCGGGCTCCATGAACGCCTACCTCAAGGACCCGTCCTGCGCGGGCACGTTCAGCGTGCTGCGCGAGCAGAACCCGGACGGGTTCGTCATGGCCAACGTCAACGCGAACGCGTCGGTCGACAACGCGTGGCGCGCCATCGAGCTGATCCAGGCCAACGCCCTGCAGATCCACATCAACACCGCGCAGGAGACGGCGATGCCGGAGGGCGACCGGTCGTTCTCCGCCTGGGCCGGGCAGATCGAGAAGATCGCGGCGGCCGTCGACATCCCGGTGATCGTCAAGGAGGTCGGCAACGGCCTGAGCCGGCAGACCGTCGAGACGCTGAAGGACCTCGGCGTGTCCGTCGCCGACGTCAGCGGCCGGGGCGGCACGGACTTCGCCCGGATCGAGAACGGCCGCCGGGAGCTGGGCGAGTACGCCTTCCTGCACGGCTGGGGCCAGTCCGCGCCCGCCTGTCTGCTGGACGCGCAGGGCGCGGGCCTGCCGCTGCTCGCCTCCGGCGGTGTGCGCAGCCCGCTCGACGTCGCCCGCGCCCTGGCGCTCGGCGCGCACGGCGTCGGCGCCTCCGGCGGCTTCCTGCGCACCCTGCTCGACGGCGGCGTGGACGCGCTGATCGCCCAGCTCACCACCTGGCTCGACCAGCTGGCCGCGCTGCAGACGATGCTCGGCGCCCGCACCCCCGCCGGTCTGCGGCACTGCGATGTGCTGATCCACGGCTCGCTCAGGGACTTCTGCGCCGACCGGGGCATCGGGACGGGCCCGCTCGCCCGGCGTTCCAGCTCCGCCGAAACCCCCCACGAGACGACGGGAAGCACACGATGA
- a CDS encoding phosphomevalonate kinase has translation MTPRRTVVRHAPGKLFVAGEYAVVDPGNPAILVAVDRHITVTVSGPEPGAGADGPAVVISTDLGARSVPWRWHDGRLTGPGGDDDGHTRGGLAHVVSAIETVGRLLTERQLSIPTLGVTVSSRLHDGGRKYGLGSSGAVTVATVAAVASYCGLELSADERYRLAMLATARIDPKASGGDLAASTWGGWIAYRAPDRPFVLDLARRVGVERTISAPWPGHEVHRLSAPKDLTLEIGWTGEPVSTASLVSDLHRKTWRGTASHQRFVETSNGFVRAAADALASGDRQGLLDQIRAARQELARLDDEVGLGIFTPKLTRLCDAAEAVGGAAKPSGAGGGDCGIALLDAEAAHDISHVRQRWATAGVLPLPIRPALEGIEE, from the coding sequence GTGACCCCGCGGCGCACGGTGGTCCGGCACGCGCCGGGCAAGTTGTTCGTCGCGGGCGAGTATGCGGTGGTCGACCCGGGGAACCCGGCCATCCTGGTCGCGGTCGACCGGCACATCACCGTCACCGTCTCCGGCCCGGAACCCGGCGCCGGCGCCGACGGGCCCGCCGTGGTGATCTCCACCGACCTCGGTGCCCGGTCGGTGCCCTGGCGCTGGCACGACGGCCGGCTGACCGGGCCGGGCGGGGACGACGACGGGCACACCCGCGGCGGGCTGGCACATGTCGTGTCGGCCATCGAGACCGTGGGCCGGCTGCTGACCGAACGCCAACTGTCCATCCCCACGCTGGGCGTCACGGTCAGCAGCCGGCTTCACGACGGCGGCAGGAAGTACGGGCTGGGCTCCAGCGGCGCGGTGACCGTGGCGACCGTCGCGGCCGTCGCGTCGTACTGCGGCCTGGAGCTGAGTGCCGACGAGCGCTACCGGCTGGCCATGCTCGCCACCGCGCGGATCGACCCCAAGGCCTCCGGCGGTGACCTCGCCGCGAGCACCTGGGGCGGCTGGATCGCCTACCGGGCACCCGACCGGCCCTTCGTCCTCGACCTGGCCCGCCGCGTCGGCGTCGAGCGGACGATCTCTGCGCCCTGGCCGGGCCACGAGGTGCACCGGCTGTCCGCGCCCAAGGACCTGACCCTGGAGATCGGCTGGACCGGAGAACCCGTCTCCACCGCCTCCCTGGTCTCCGACCTGCACCGCAAGACCTGGCGGGGCACCGCCTCCCACCAGAGGTTCGTCGAGACCAGCAACGGCTTCGTGCGCGCCGCGGCCGACGCGCTCGCATCCGGCGACCGCCAGGGCCTGCTGGACCAGATCCGCGCGGCCCGCCAGGAACTGGCCCGCCTGGACGACGAGGTCGGGCTCGGCATCTTCACACCCAAGCTGACACGACTGTGCGACGCCGCCGAGGCCGTCGGCGGCGCCGCCAAGCCTTCCGGGGCCGGGGGCGGCGACTGCGGAATCGCCCTGCTGGACGCCGAGGCGGCACACGACATCTCCCATGTACGGCAACGGTGGGCCACGGCCGGGGTGCTGCCCCTGCCCATTCGTCCCGCCCTGGAAGGGATCGAGGAATGA
- the mvaD gene encoding diphosphomevalonate decarboxylase, giving the protein MLREQPATVPRPSQRDTTHGATAVAHPNIALIKYWGKRDERLILPWTDSLSMTLDVFPTTTRVRLDADAEHDEVTLNGEAATGEAGRRITAFLELVRELSGLEQRAVVDTRNTVPTGAGLASSASGFAALAVAAAAAYGIDLDATALSRLARRGSGSASRSLFGGFAVWHAGPEGGTDAEADLGSYAEPVPTADIDPALVIAVVNAGPKAVSSREAMRRTVDTSPLYRPWAASSRDDLTDMRAALGRGDLEAVGEIAERNALGMHATMLAARPAVRYLSSATVTVLDRVLQLRQDGVPAYATMDAGPNVKVLCHRTDAERVADAVRDAVPDGRVLVAGPGRGARLLNEDGR; this is encoded by the coding sequence ATGCTGCGTGAACAACCGGCCACTGTGCCGCGGCCGTCACAGCGGGACACCACACACGGTGCCACCGCGGTCGCGCACCCCAACATCGCCCTGATCAAGTACTGGGGCAAGCGCGACGAGCGCCTGATCCTGCCCTGGACCGACAGCCTGTCGATGACGCTCGACGTCTTCCCGACGACCACCCGGGTCCGGCTCGACGCCGACGCCGAGCACGACGAGGTGACCCTCAACGGCGAGGCGGCCACCGGCGAGGCGGGCCGGCGCATCACCGCCTTCCTCGAGCTGGTGCGGGAGCTGTCCGGACTGGAGCAGCGGGCCGTCGTGGACACCCGCAACACCGTGCCCACCGGTGCGGGCCTGGCGTCCTCCGCCAGCGGGTTCGCCGCACTCGCCGTCGCCGCCGCGGCCGCGTACGGCATCGACCTCGACGCCACCGCGCTCTCCCGCCTCGCGCGGCGCGGCTCCGGATCGGCCTCACGCTCGCTCTTCGGCGGCTTCGCCGTCTGGCACGCCGGCCCTGAGGGCGGCACGGACGCGGAGGCGGACCTCGGCTCCTACGCCGAGCCGGTCCCGACGGCGGACATCGACCCGGCGCTGGTCATCGCCGTCGTCAATGCCGGGCCCAAGGCCGTCTCCAGCCGGGAGGCGATGCGCCGCACCGTCGACACCTCGCCGCTGTACCGGCCCTGGGCCGCTTCCAGCCGGGACGACCTGACGGACATGCGGGCGGCGCTCGGGCGCGGCGACCTCGAGGCGGTCGGCGAGATCGCGGAGCGCAACGCGCTCGGCATGCACGCCACGATGCTGGCGGCGCGGCCCGCGGTGCGCTACCTGTCGTCGGCCACGGTCACCGTGCTCGACCGGGTGCTCCAGCTCCGCCAGGACGGGGTGCCCGCCTACGCGACCATGGACGCCGGGCCCAACGTGAAGGTGCTGTGCCACCGCACGGACGCCGAGCGGGTGGCGGACGCCGTCCGTGACGCCGTCCCCGACGGCCGGGTGCTCGTCGCCGGGCCGGGCCGCGGCGCCCGGCTGCTGAACGAGGACGGACGGTGA
- the mvk gene encoding mevalonate kinase, producing the protein MSESRRARSVGIGRAHAKAILLGEHAVVYGAPALAVPIPQLTVTASAGWSSHTSDSQDDLSYTMTGTPSRALVTQASDGLRRLTAEFKARMGVTGRTHLDVILDGAIPHGRGLGSSAASSRAIAFALADLFGRELTETTAYELVQTAENMAHGKASGVDAMTVGALRPLLFQQGRTEELKLGCDGLFIVADSGALGSTREAVELLRDGFRRHAGAQDRFVERASELAEGARQALADGKPEELGTRMTDYHALLRAARLSTGLIDTLVDTALRAGSLGAKITGGGLGGCMIALAPPERAREVTRRLHEAGAVQTWVVPLKGLDNHAA; encoded by the coding sequence GTGTCAGAAAGCCGCCGGGCCCGCTCGGTCGGCATCGGTCGCGCCCACGCCAAGGCCATCCTGCTGGGGGAGCACGCGGTCGTCTACGGAGCTCCGGCGCTCGCTGTTCCGATTCCGCAGCTCACGGTCACGGCAAGCGCCGGGTGGTCCTCCCACACCTCCGACAGCCAGGACGACCTGTCGTACACGATGACCGGCACTCCCTCGCGGGCGCTGGTCACGCAGGCCTCCGACGGCCTGCGCCGGCTGACCGCGGAGTTCAAGGCGCGCATGGGCGTGACCGGCAGGACGCATCTCGATGTGATCCTCGACGGCGCGATCCCGCACGGCAGGGGTCTTGGCTCCAGCGCGGCCAGTTCGCGCGCGATCGCCTTCGCCCTCGCCGACCTCTTCGGCCGTGAACTGACCGAGACCACCGCGTACGAACTGGTGCAGACGGCCGAGAACATGGCGCACGGCAAGGCCAGCGGCGTCGACGCCATGACCGTCGGCGCCCTGCGCCCGCTGCTGTTCCAGCAGGGCCGCACCGAGGAACTCAAGCTCGGCTGCGACGGGTTGTTCATCGTCGCGGACAGCGGCGCCCTGGGCAGCACCAGGGAGGCGGTCGAGCTGCTGCGCGACGGGTTCCGCCGCCACGCCGGAGCGCAGGACAGGTTCGTGGAGCGGGCGTCGGAGCTGGCCGAGGGAGCCCGGCAGGCCCTCGCCGACGGCAAGCCCGAGGAACTGGGCACGCGGATGACGGACTATCACGCCCTGCTGCGCGCGGCCCGGCTGAGCACCGGCCTGATCGACACCCTGGTCGACACCGCGCTGCGGGCCGGCAGCCTCGGCGCCAAGATCACCGGCGGTGGTCTGGGCGGCTGCATGATCGCGCTGGCCCCGCCGGAGCGGGCCCGGGAGGTCACCAGGCGGCTGCACGAGGCAGGCGCCGTACAGACGTGGGTCGTACCGCTGAAGGGGCTCGACAACCATGCTGCGTGA
- a CDS encoding FAD/NAD(P)-binding protein, with product MTAAQFPPGEAFPPGDPGTRATAAPAGNGTPAHLEVCLIGAGPRGLSVLERLCAQERKSPRWDTVTVHVVDPDPPGSGRVWRPTQSRHLLMNTVASQVTVYTDASVRIDGPLEEGPSLYAWAKALESGTLESGPEGGYDDEVIAEARALGPDVYPTRALYGSYLTWAFERVVANAAAHVTVRTHAVRAVALEDADDTAAGAGAQTVTLEDGTRLTGLSAVVLAQGHVPARPSDTERRLAAFAARHGLTYIAPANPADVDLSCVRPGQSVLLRGLGLNFFDYMALFTHGRGGTFTRVDGRLVYRPSGREPRLYAGSRRGVPYQARGENEKGAHGRYFPRLLTAGYIASLRARDRHSGAIDFAADLWPLISKEVCAVYYTALLAERGEPASVTEEFTERYLQAEPGPAEDRLLDAAGIEAAARWDWERIARPYGSRVFGDLAAFRSWLRGHLDEDVRLARQGNVSGPVKAALDILRDLRNEVRLAVDHAGLTAASHRDDLDRWYTPLNAYLSIGPPASRIEEMAALIDAGVLDVTGPDLRVGTSANDPSGPCFTATSGEIDDVRIRAGVLIEARLPEIDLRRTADPLMNQLLRTGQCRPYRIPGDNGGADYETGGLAVTERPYHLIDAADVPHPRRFAYGVPTESVHWVTAAGIRPGVGSVTLEDSDAIAAAVLAVPEAVPGAAALPHRPSAAVAVTPGTKASA from the coding sequence ATGACGGCCGCTCAGTTTCCCCCGGGTGAGGCCTTTCCCCCCGGAGACCCAGGCACCCGCGCAACCGCCGCGCCGGCCGGGAACGGCACGCCGGCACACCTGGAGGTGTGTCTCATCGGCGCCGGCCCCCGGGGCCTTTCCGTACTGGAACGGCTCTGTGCGCAGGAACGGAAGTCGCCCCGCTGGGACACCGTCACCGTGCATGTAGTCGATCCTGACCCGCCGGGCTCGGGGCGGGTGTGGCGCCCGACGCAGTCGAGGCACCTGCTGATGAACACCGTCGCCTCCCAGGTGACGGTCTACACCGACGCCAGCGTCCGCATCGACGGCCCGCTGGAGGAGGGGCCGAGCCTGTACGCGTGGGCCAAGGCCCTGGAGTCCGGCACCCTCGAGAGCGGCCCGGAGGGCGGCTACGACGACGAGGTCATCGCCGAGGCACGCGCGCTCGGCCCCGACGTCTATCCCACCCGCGCGCTCTACGGCTCCTATCTGACCTGGGCGTTCGAGCGGGTCGTGGCGAACGCCGCCGCACATGTGACCGTACGCACCCACGCGGTGCGGGCCGTCGCCCTGGAGGACGCCGACGACACCGCCGCGGGCGCGGGCGCGCAGACCGTCACCCTCGAGGACGGCACCCGGCTGACCGGGCTGTCCGCCGTCGTCCTCGCCCAGGGCCATGTGCCGGCCCGCCCCTCCGACACCGAGCGTCGCCTGGCCGCCTTCGCCGCCCGGCACGGGCTGACGTACATCGCCCCCGCCAACCCCGCCGACGTGGACCTCTCGTGCGTCCGGCCCGGCCAGAGCGTGCTGCTGCGCGGGCTCGGGCTCAACTTCTTCGACTACATGGCGCTGTTCACCCACGGCCGGGGAGGCACCTTCACCCGCGTCGACGGCCGCCTGGTCTACCGGCCCTCGGGCCGCGAGCCGCGCCTGTACGCCGGATCCCGGCGCGGCGTGCCGTACCAGGCGCGCGGCGAGAACGAGAAGGGCGCCCACGGCCGCTACTTCCCCCGGCTGCTGACCGCCGGGTACATCGCCTCGCTGCGCGCCCGGGACCGGCACAGCGGGGCCATCGACTTCGCCGCCGACCTGTGGCCGCTCATCTCCAAGGAGGTGTGCGCCGTCTACTACACGGCCCTGCTCGCCGAACGCGGTGAACCCGCCTCGGTGACCGAGGAGTTCACCGAGCGGTACCTGCAGGCCGAGCCCGGCCCGGCCGAGGACCGGCTGCTCGACGCGGCCGGGATCGAGGCGGCCGCGCGCTGGGACTGGGAGCGCATCGCCCGCCCCTACGGCAGCCGCGTCTTCGGTGACCTGGCCGCCTTCCGCAGCTGGCTGCGCGGCCACCTGGACGAGGACGTCCGCCTCGCCCGCCAGGGCAACGTCAGCGGACCGGTCAAGGCCGCCCTCGACATCCTGCGGGACCTGCGCAACGAGGTGCGGCTCGCCGTCGACCACGCCGGACTGACCGCCGCCTCCCACCGCGACGACCTCGACCGCTGGTACACCCCGCTCAACGCCTACCTGTCCATCGGCCCGCCCGCCTCCCGCATCGAGGAGATGGCCGCGCTCATCGACGCCGGTGTGCTCGACGTGACCGGCCCGGACCTGCGTGTCGGCACCAGCGCCAACGACCCCTCGGGCCCCTGCTTCACCGCCACCTCCGGCGAGATAGACGACGTACGGATCCGGGCCGGCGTCCTCATCGAGGCCCGCCTGCCCGAGATCGACCTCAGGCGCACCGCCGACCCGCTGATGAACCAGCTGCTGCGCACCGGCCAGTGCCGCCCCTACCGCATCCCCGGGGACAACGGCGGCGCGGACTACGAGACCGGCGGGCTCGCCGTCACCGAGCGGCCCTACCACCTCATCGACGCGGCGGACGTACCGCATCCCCGGCGCTTCGCCTACGGCGTGCCCACCGAGTCCGTGCACTGGGTGACCGCCGCCGGCATCAGGCCCGGCGTCGGCTCGGTCACCCTCGAGGACTCCGACGCCATCGCGGCGGCGGTCCTGGCCGTGCCCGAAGCCGTGCCGGGGGCTGCCGCGCTCCCGCACCGGCCGTCCGCGGCCGTGGCCGTCACCCCGGGCACGAAGGCAAGCGCATGA
- the pcaB gene encoding 3-carboxy-cis,cis-muconate cycloisomerase, with product MTSPQPPAQHSPRPAPRSAALPGHLDAGLLSPVRAGTPVEAAVGDSAWLQAMLDAEAALARAQARCGTVPADAAEAITAAARADLLDVRQLALTARETANPVVGLVKALTAVVAERSPAAAEYVHRGSTSQDVFDTGAMLVAARALRLIVADLREAADALGALAVRHRDTVMAGRTLALHAVPTTFGLKAAGWRRLVLDSVERLERIADGGLPVALGGAAGTLAGYLQYAGKDADPAAVLEELGAAFAAETGLAAPDLPWHALRTPVADLGAALAHTTGALGKIAADVLVLTRTEIGEVAEPAVAGRGASSAMPHKRNPVLATLIRSAALQVPALAAVLMQCLPTEDERSAGLWHAEWQPLREALRLTGGAAHTAVELARGLTVHPERMRANLAATGGQLVSERVSAVLAPRIGKTAAKELLTQASHLAAATGRPLAAVLSELPQLAGVLDPGEAAALLDPDGYTGLAGPLVDRALGAPALKTP from the coding sequence ATGACCTCCCCGCAGCCCCCCGCGCAGCACTCCCCGCGTCCCGCGCCGCGGTCCGCCGCCCTGCCCGGCCACCTCGACGCCGGGCTGCTCTCCCCGGTGCGCGCGGGCACCCCCGTCGAGGCGGCCGTCGGCGACAGCGCCTGGCTGCAGGCCATGCTCGACGCGGAGGCGGCCCTGGCCCGCGCCCAGGCCCGCTGCGGCACGGTGCCCGCCGACGCGGCCGAGGCCATCACGGCCGCCGCCCGCGCCGACCTGCTCGACGTACGCCAACTCGCCCTGACCGCACGGGAGACGGCGAACCCGGTGGTGGGCCTGGTCAAGGCGCTGACCGCGGTGGTGGCGGAGCGCTCCCCGGCCGCCGCCGAGTACGTCCACCGCGGCTCCACCAGCCAGGACGTCTTCGACACCGGCGCGATGCTGGTGGCAGCCCGCGCACTGCGCCTGATCGTCGCGGACCTGCGGGAGGCCGCCGACGCCCTCGGCGCCCTCGCGGTCCGGCACCGGGACACCGTGATGGCGGGCCGCACCCTGGCCCTGCACGCCGTCCCCACGACGTTCGGGCTCAAGGCCGCCGGGTGGCGCCGGCTGGTCCTGGACTCCGTCGAGCGCCTCGAGCGCATCGCCGACGGCGGGCTCCCGGTGGCGCTCGGCGGCGCGGCCGGCACCCTGGCCGGCTATCTCCAGTACGCGGGCAAGGACGCCGACCCGGCGGCCGTCCTCGAGGAACTCGGGGCCGCGTTCGCCGCCGAGACCGGCCTTGCCGCCCCCGACCTGCCCTGGCACGCGCTGCGCACCCCCGTTGCCGACCTGGGGGCCGCCCTCGCCCACACCACCGGCGCCCTCGGTAAGATCGCCGCGGATGTGCTGGTCCTCACCCGCACCGAGATCGGCGAAGTGGCCGAGCCCGCGGTCGCCGGGCGGGGCGCCTCCTCGGCCATGCCCCACAAGCGCAACCCGGTGCTCGCCACCCTGATCCGCTCCGCCGCCCTGCAGGTGCCCGCCCTGGCCGCCGTACTGATGCAGTGTCTGCCCACCGAGGACGAACGCTCGGCCGGGCTCTGGCACGCCGAGTGGCAGCCGCTGCGCGAGGCCCTGCGGCTCACCGGCGGCGCCGCGCACACGGCCGTCGAACTCGCGCGGGGACTTACCGTGCATCCGGAGCGGATGCGCGCCAACCTCGCCGCGACCGGCGGACAGCTGGTCTCCGAGCGGGTCTCGGCCGTCCTCGCCCCGCGCATCGGCAAGACGGCCGCCAAGGAGCTGCTCACCCAGGCCTCGCACCTCGCCGCCGCCACCGGCCGGCCGCTCGCCGCCGTGCTGTCCGAACTCCCGCAGCTGGCCGGGGTGCTGGACCCCGGTGAAGCGGCAGCACTGCTCGACCCGGACGGCTACACCGGCCTCGCCGGCCCCCTGGTGGACCGGGCCCTTGGCGCACCGGCGCTCAAGACCCCCTAG
- a CDS encoding NAD(P)/FAD-dependent oxidoreductase produces the protein MGEPTQGVQVTGDHGGGHGRAVVIGSSYAGLTAARALANFMDEVTVVERDWVPRGPGRRRGVPQARHTHTLMTAAQQGLEELFPGIGQDLTRAGAVRVRMPEDMLLLGPGGWLPRTGGAQLSMLSAGRDVIDAVIRDRLRADPKVSFLPEHEAVALEPGRNDTVTGVWVRGRDRKAQGGWTARRLIPADFVVDATGRGSRAPEWLAELGYAPPKETRSEPCTAVATALYAPPIGHVADWKSLLLLPAPGHLAQGMLHPVEGGRWSVSLGVGDGARPPADHTELLHAAGLLRHPLLRDVLEAATPLGPVYTSAPAGNRWRHYEKLRRWPDQFLVVGDAFAALDPAYGQGMTVAVSCALVLDHLLAGHGTAIGLGYRLRRAIAHRLAPLWQTSTLALRAAHGCQDPRAGLRARLSGRYAARLAAAATTDPSAAALLLGLMHSAATPAAALRPALLRAALLGPRGPLPAAPPSTTHGQGARRRRSIAPDRPAIGVSTGSARWRSTAGSSAQWPPAAPVCDQRRP, from the coding sequence TTGGGGGAGCCGACGCAGGGCGTGCAGGTCACCGGCGATCATGGCGGCGGCCACGGCCGTGCCGTGGTCATCGGCTCGAGTTACGCCGGGCTCACCGCGGCACGGGCCCTGGCCAACTTCATGGACGAGGTCACCGTCGTCGAACGCGACTGGGTGCCCCGCGGCCCCGGGCGGCGCCGGGGTGTGCCCCAGGCGCGGCACACCCACACCCTCATGACCGCCGCCCAGCAGGGCCTGGAGGAGCTGTTCCCTGGCATCGGCCAGGACCTGACCCGCGCCGGCGCGGTGCGCGTGCGGATGCCCGAGGACATGCTGCTGCTCGGCCCGGGCGGCTGGCTGCCGCGGACCGGCGGCGCACAGCTGTCGATGCTGAGCGCCGGCCGCGATGTGATCGACGCGGTGATACGCGACCGGCTGCGCGCCGATCCCAAGGTGTCCTTCCTGCCCGAGCACGAGGCCGTCGCGCTGGAACCGGGCCGCAACGACACCGTCACCGGCGTCTGGGTGCGCGGCCGCGACCGCAAGGCACAAGGCGGCTGGACCGCCCGGCGGCTGATACCGGCCGACTTCGTGGTGGACGCCACCGGACGCGGCTCGCGCGCCCCCGAGTGGCTCGCCGAACTCGGCTACGCGCCGCCGAAGGAGACGCGGTCGGAGCCCTGCACCGCCGTCGCCACCGCCCTGTACGCGCCGCCCATCGGCCATGTCGCCGACTGGAAGAGCCTGCTGCTCCTGCCCGCGCCCGGCCACCTGGCCCAGGGCATGCTGCACCCCGTCGAGGGCGGCCGCTGGTCGGTGTCCCTCGGCGTCGGCGACGGCGCCCGCCCGCCCGCCGACCACACCGAACTGCTGCACGCCGCGGGCCTCCTGCGCCACCCGCTGCTGCGCGACGTCCTCGAGGCCGCCACCCCGCTCGGCCCCGTCTACACCAGTGCGCCCGCCGGCAACCGCTGGCGCCACTACGAGAAGCTGCGCCGCTGGCCCGACCAGTTCCTCGTCGTCGGCGACGCCTTCGCCGCCCTCGACCCGGCCTACGGCCAGGGCATGACGGTCGCGGTGAGCTGCGCCCTCGTCCTCGACCACCTGCTGGCCGGCCACGGCACGGCGATCGGCCTCGGCTACCGGTTACGCCGGGCCATCGCCCACCGGCTGGCCCCCCTCTGGCAGACCTCCACCCTCGCCCTGCGCGCCGCCCACGGCTGCCAGGACCCGCGGGCCGGCCTGCGCGCCCGGCTCAGCGGGCGCTACGCGGCCCGGCTCGCGGCCGCCGCGACCACCGACCCGTCCGCCGCGGCACTGCTCCTCGGCCTGATGCACTCGGCGGCCACGCCCGCCGCGGCACTGCGCCCGGCGCTGCTGCGCGCCGCACTGCTCGGCCCGCGCGGCCCGCTCCCCGCGGCCCCGCCCAGCACCACCCACGGCCAGGGCGCGCGCCGCCGCCGCTCGATCGCCCCGGACCGGCCCGCCATCGGCGTCTCCACCGGCTCCGCCCGCTGGCGGTCCACCGCCGGATCGTCGGCCCAGTGGCCGCCCGCGGCCCCGGTCTGCGACCAACGCCGCCCCTGA